From the genome of Primulina huaijiensis isolate GDHJ02 chromosome 11, ASM1229523v2, whole genome shotgun sequence:
aatcaagaagaagatttaattaaattacttaagaaatataaaaatgcaattggatggactttgaaagatataaaaggtataaatcctttaatttgcacacataaaattcatttggaagaaaatgctaaaacatatcaacaaccacaaagaaggttaaatccacatatgaaagaagttgttaagaatgaagtattaaaactattagacgctggaattatctatccaatctcagatagtaaatgggtaagtccaacacaagtagtacctaaaaagtcaggcatcactgttataaaaaatgaaaagggagagttattacaagctaggattccatctagttggcgtatgtgtattgattatagaaaattaaatgatgcaactagaaaagatcatttcccactaccatttttagatcaaattctagaaaaagtagcaggaaattcttattactgttttcttgatgggtattcggggtattatcaaatacctatatcattagaagatcaagaaaaaactactttcacttgtcctttcggaacttttgcatttaaaagaatgccatttggtttatgtaatgctccggctacttttcaaagatgcatgttaagtattttcagtgatatgattgaagaatttgtagaagtttttatggatgatataactgtttttggaaactcatttgaaaattgtcttaaaaacctagaagaagtattaaaacgatgtgaagaaaaaaatcttgttttaaattgggaaaaatgtcattatatggttaaatctgggattgtgttaggtcatgtgatatctgaaaaaggaattgaagttgataaagccaaagttgatgttattgctaatttaacatcaccaaaaacggtcaaagaagttcgatcattcttgggtcatgcaggtttttatagaaggtttataaaaaatttcagcataatatctaaaccaatttcgaatcttttaacaaaagatacacaatttgaatggactcagaaatgtgaaaatgcttttaaaaaaataattaatcttttaattacatcacctattttacaacctccagattggtctttaccatttgaattaatgtgtgatgcaagtgattatgctataggagctgtgttaggacagagaaaagaaggaaaaccgtatgcaatctattatgctagtagaaccttaaatagtgcccaaataaattattcaactactgaaaaagaattactttcagtagtatttgcattagataagtttcgatcttatttaattggttctactactattgtgtacactgatcattctgccgtaaaatatttatcaaataaacaagatgctaagccaagattaatacggtggattttattgttacaagaatttgatattataattaaagataaaaaaggaaaagaaaatgtcgtagccgatcatttatctagaataatgactgaatcatctcataatgaaataccaataaatgaaaattttccagatgatcagttgttttatgctactattatgccctggtttgctaacattgtaaattttattgtgacaaataaaatgccttctcattggaattcacaggataagaataaattcttgatagaagttaaaaaattttattgggatgatccttacttgtttaagtattgtcctgaccaaatttttcgacgatgcatacccgacaatgaagtaagtaatgttattaaattttgtcattctgaagcatgtggaggtcatttttcatccaataaaacagctgcaaaaatcttacaatgtggattttattggccctctttattcaaagatacgcatttattttgcaaatcttgtgaaaactgtcagaagatgggatcaatttcaaaacgaaacatgatgcctttaaatccaatcataattattgaaatattcgatagttgggggatagattttatgggtccatttccattatcttttggatatacgtacattttagtcgctgttgattatgtttcaaaatggattgaagcaattgcatgtagaactaatgatcataaagttgttataaaatttttaaaagaaaatatttttagtcgatttggaatacctagagcaataattagtgatgggggaagtcattttataaataaatcattttcttctttgttaagaaaatatggcattacacataaagtttctaccccatatcatcctcaaagtaatggtcaagttgaacttgcaaatagagaaataaaacaaattttagaaaaaacagttaatccaaatcgaaaagattggtctttaagattaactgatgcattatgggcatatagagctgcatttaagacatcattaggaatgtcaccatataggttagtttttt
Proteins encoded in this window:
- the LOC140988402 gene encoding uncharacterized protein yields the protein MQMLRTTLFAYPNFIKSFGHCLSWNLVKDIAVVFSAYPQSDFENAKTYQQPQRRLNPHMKEVVKNEVLKLLDAGIIYPISDSKWVNTQFEWTQKCENAFKKIINLLITSPILQPPDWSLPFELMCDASDYAIGAVLGQRKEGKPYAIYYAKFDIIIKDKKGKENVVADHLSRIMTESSHNEIPINENFPDDQLFYATIMPWFANIVNFIVTNKMPSHWNSQDKNKFLIEVKKFYWDDPYLFKYCPDQIFRRCIPDNEVSNVIKFCHSEAFAVDYVSKWIEAIACRTNDHKVVIKFLKENIFSRFGIPRAIISDGGSHFINKSFSSLLRKYGITHKVSTPYHPQSNGRVGERLGNKGEGYKLNEEFDLAIPFFLSLLLERFFFLNTVRDELI